In the genome of Octopus sinensis linkage group LG12, ASM634580v1, whole genome shotgun sequence, one region contains:
- the LOC115218062 gene encoding adenosine deaminase-like protein gives MDVFCSKLPKIELHAHINAAISQKTLQDVSKEKMLPVEEYQIKSAVYDCEENKNFQRLEKCFDIFKKIHEVTDNEKAIYKVTNDVIHDFCKDNVKYLELRTTPRAEISTGMTRRSYVDSVLAAIKDCKTENIDIDVRLLLSIDRKTNTDIAQEIVSIATELQQNSDGIVLGIDFSGDPKINDARDFIPVLKDAKAHGLKLAVHIAEVQNAPESQQLLLVEPDRIGHGTFLHPNVGGTQEMVELVKSKNIPIECCITSNLKSGTVASTDKHHFGFWYRQNHPVIIATDGAGIFNTYLSKEYSLVAEAFSLTKENVWELSYNSIDYIFANEDTKNKLKLKWKEIKESI, from the exons gAATTACATGCTCACATTAATGCAGCTATATCTCAAAAAACCTTACAAGATGTTTCGAAAGAAAAAATGTTACCTGTCGAAGAATATCAAATCAAAAGTGCTGTATATGATTGtgaggaaaacaaaaattttcagAGATTGGAAAA atgctttgatattttcaaaaaaatccaTGAAGTCACAGATAATGAGAAAGCAAtatataag GTAACCAATGATGTGATCCATGATTTCTGCAAAGACAATGTCAAATATCTTGAACTGAGAACTACACCAAGAGCAGAAATCAGCACTGGTATGACAAGAAGATCATATGTTGATTCAGTACTTGCTGCCATAAAGGAttgtaaaacagaaaatattgataTCGATGTTAGATTGCTATTGTCTATTGATAGGAAGACAAATACTGATATTGCACAAGAAATTGTCAGTATTGCTACTGAATTACAACAGAACTCTGATGGAATTGTTCTTGGAATTGATTTTAGTGGTGATCCAAAG attaaTGATGCCAGAGACTTTATACCAGTATTAAAGGATGccaaggcacatggcctgaagcTAGCAGTTCATATTGCTgag GTACAAAATGCACCAGAATCTCAACAGCTTCTCCTTGTAGAACCAGACAGGATTGGTCATGGTACTTTCCTTCACCCTAATGTTGGGGGTACACAAGAAATGGTGGAGTTGGTCAAATCAAAAAATATTCCAATTG AATGTTGTATAACATCTAACCTGAAATCTGGTACTGTTGCAAGTACAGACAAACACCACTTTGGATTCTGGTACCGACAGAATCATCCAGTCATCATTGCA aCTGATGGTGCAGGAATATTCAACACTTACCTTTCAAAAGAATACAGCTTGGTTGCAGAGGCATTTTCTTTGACAAAAGAGAATGTTTGGGAACTTTCTTACAATTCCATTGATTATATTTTTGCCAACGAAGACACTAAAAATAAGCTTAAATTGAAATGGAAAGAAATCAAAGAGTCAATTTAA